CATAATAGTTTCAGTCATTGTTATGGGTCCACCCTCGTTACTTTACCATATGAGGCGGAGGTGGAAGCTTGCTGTAGATAGGAATCTGCCTGAGCTTTTGAGGGATGTGGCTCTCTCTCAGGCTACAGGTATGACTTTCATACGAGCCTTAGAGGTTTCATCCAAAAAGGACTATGGGCCGCTCTCGTTCTTCCTCAAGAGAGCCTTGGCGAAGATTTCTTGGGGAGTACCCTATGAGAAGGCGCTCATGGACATGGCTGACCGCATCGGTACGGTTCTGGTTAGGAGGGCGGTATTGTTGATCGTCGAGACTGGGCGGATTGGGGGTAACATCATGGAGATCATGGAGTCGATTGCGAGGCACATACGAAGTTTGGAGGCTTTGGAGAGAGAGAGGCTAACTGGGATGAGGCCTAACGTCTACATAATCTATCTGGGCTTCGTGGTATTAATGGTTACGGTCGTCTTGGTTTATACCGCATTTATATCGGAGCTATTCAGTGGAGAGTTATCCGGCAGTCTTGGGGCCATAGTGCTTCGGAGGGGGCCCTTTACACAGTCGGAGTATCTGCGGATATATCTTCACACCACAGCTATAGTGGCCTTTTTTGGGGGGTTGGTTGCTGGGCAGTTAGGGGAGGGCTCCATACAGGGAGGGTTGAAGCATACGGTGGCGATGCTGGTCGCGACCTTGATTATATTTGTGTTCTTTGTGGTTTGATGCAGTCATATGGTTAGGGGGTTGCACGCTTTCGCCACGACCAAGTCACCCTACCAGGTTACTCTGCCTATATAAATGACACGAGTTACAAAGTATCCAAGGGCATCATAGCCCTCGATATGGACTGAGAGGTCGTATGTACCTGAAGATATCGCTACCCCGGTGTCTCCAGACCTTGAAGGTATGCTCCGAGGTTGTTGGAAGTGTAGACTTATGGTTGCATTTGGCATTATTACGTTACTGTCTCTGTCCCTGTCAATCGTCTGCTCGGTGGGGTAGGATGCGTCCATGAAGCCTAGTACGAATGAGGCATAGCTCATATTTGTAGCAACATTACGCCATGTGGCTTTGGTAGCGTAGTTTACCCAGAAGGGTAAATTGCCCTGATTTCTAACATAAATATAGTAGTCGCCCCCCTCGAACTTGAAATATACTGGAAAAGTTGCGCTTGGAACTGGTGTACGCAAGTAGCTGGGGTAACTTTGTGTATCAAAGTAGAGTCTGAAGGAGTAATCGCTTACCCAACTTATAGTGCATCTGAGCCGCTGGTTGGAATTGAGAGTCACCGCGCCGAGGTTGTCTGTTCTGGTTATGGATACAATGTTATAAGAGGTGGCTGGGAGATACCAGTTTGTATCTAGAAGCGTCGAATAGACTGTCTGTCCGTCAAGCGAGACTATTTGATACTTGACATTCGCCGTCGAGCTTCTCCAACTGTGCCATATTTGATAGTAAATAGATAAACGCCACCCCCCAGCCGGGATCGTTCGCGTCCTAGTGTCATTAACTGTATAGAACATTACTGGGTTACCGCTACTTACCGTAACATAATAGTTATCAGTAAGGATTGGACTAGAGGGATCCATAACTTTCCCATTCACATAAGATGTTCGATGGAAATACAGGGTGCCATCAGTTGCAGGTATCCCACCGGACAACCCGCCTGCAACCACGGAAGTACCACTCTGCTCCGCGTACTGTACGACTTCCACTGGTACGCTAGCTGTGACGTAGTTGCCTTTAGGTGCACCGACAAACGATCCGTTAAAAGTTATCAGCGTACCTCTAGTTGCATTGATGTAAAATGTATACGTGAAAACTGCTGTCTGGTCTGGAGGTAACAATGCCAAGCTGGCGGGTGTAGGGCCTCGCACCCTTGTAGCTCCCGTAGAAGTTGTCAAAACTGGTACAAGATCGTAGAGGTAGTTATTTGATGTGTCATTATTGGTGATAAATAAAGATGCGGTGACATTATTGCCCTGAAGGACAAGGGATGAAACATGGATATGCAGCCTAGCCGTAACCCTGGGCACAAGGTTGCAGCTGACTATATTGCCCCTCTCTGTTACTACGCGTATGGCGTAATTCTTCCCAGTCGCCAAAGAAACTCGAGTAATGTTACCTACCGACTCTCCTGGTGCAAGATATAGGTTATTGAAATCGTAGCTTCTATGGTCATTATCAGTCTGGTTAATTATCCATAACTTGGTCAGATGAGCCATGCCTGTCCCCTGGTTCGTCATGTTCAGGACAAGCCTCTTCTGTGCGTTCAAGTAGGCTCTGGTTATACGTACATCTTCCTGCACCCGGCTGAGTTCAGCCTCAGTAACCTCTTGAACTGCCTTGTTATACTCGTTAAGGTTGTTTATCACCAAGAAAACCACCGAGAAACCCACGGTAAGCAGTATAAGGAAGAAGACCATGCCTATGATGGTGGCTTGCCCGTTCCGTCCCCTAAGGAGACTTCCAGTAACCACCATACATGTTCCCCCTCTCAGTCTCAACGCCCACAAGGTAAACCTTACCGCTCAACCAGCTATAAGAGACAGAGACGACCACGGACTGATCCAGTCCCAGAATCACCTCCTTGGGAAGCGTAACATCTGTCTCGTTAAATGACACTCTAATAACCTTGACAGGGGTCAACCCCGTGTTAACGACGGAAACCTTTACCTGTCCGGGAGTATAGAACCACACATCGTCAATTATGCACCGCTCTTGAATTTTCTCCTTACTTGCTCCAAGGCTTGTCTCAAAAGAAATGCTACTCTCCGCAAAGAACCTCAACCCACTCTGGAGCACCACCAAACCCGCAATAGTAACGATGCAGATCAT
The Candidatus Bathyarchaeia archaeon DNA segment above includes these coding regions:
- a CDS encoding type II secretion system F family protein → MLIDKREIRIGWAVSGGVGVSLLYVVVLAPVLTPGVSAILAGVIDPLLSSLGEFPVDKFLIIVSVIVMGPPSLLYHMRRRWKLAVDRNLPELLRDVALSQATGMTFIRALEVSSKKDYGPLSFFLKRALAKISWGVPYEKALMDMADRIGTVLVRRAVLLIVETGRIGGNIMEIMESIARHIRSLEALERERLTGMRPNVYIIYLGFVVLMVTVVLVYTAFISELFSGELSGSLGAIVLRRGPFTQSEYLRIYLHTTAIVAFFGGLVAGQLGEGSIQGGLKHTVAMLVATLIIFVFFVV